A DNA window from Trichosurus vulpecula isolate mTriVul1 chromosome 2, mTriVul1.pri, whole genome shotgun sequence contains the following coding sequences:
- the LOC118839803 gene encoding zinc finger protein 239-like — protein MTETTDATPKENFPGEQSFQGVKVEKLRGGKRCHSTLGNCRESESHKKRQQAKQESDVRKIIKRQKIYTGDRSYKCNECGQRFTHNSSLIVHQRIHTGEKPYKCNECGKAFTRNSVLTVHQRIHTGEKPYKCDDCGKAFIQSSNLILHQRIHTGEKPYKCNDCGKSFIQSSDLIVHQNVNTEEKPYKCNECGKSFILSSTLIVHQRSHTGEKPFTCNECGKTFIQRSDLVKHQRIHTGEKPYKCSECGKAFIESSTLIVHQRIHTGEKPYTCIECGKTFTRNSYLHQHQRIHTGEKPFKCNECGKAFTRNSSLILHQKVHTGEKP, from the coding sequence ATGACTGAGACCACAGATGCAACCCCAAAAGAGAACTTTCCAGGAGAACAGTCATTCCAAGGGGTAAAAGTAGAAAAACTCAGAGGGGGCAAACGGTGCCACTCCACTTTGGGGAACTGTAGGGAAAGTGAAAGCCATAAAAAGAGGCAGCAGGCAAAAcaggagagtgatgtgagaaaaattATTAAACGTCAGAAGATTTACACTGGAGACAGAagttataaatgtaatgaatgtgggcaAAGATTTACTCACAATTCAAGCCTCATTgtacaccagagaattcatactggagagaaaccttataagtgcaatgaatgtgggaaagcattTACTCGCAACTCAGTCCTTACGGTACATCAAAGGATTCACACTGGAGAAAAGCCGTATAAATGTGATGACTGTGGGAAAGCTTTCATTCAGAGCTCAAACCTTATTTTacatcagaggattcatactggagagaagccttataaatgtaatgattgTGGGAAGTCTTTCATTCAGAGCTCAGATCTTATTGTACACCAGAATGTTAATACTGAGGAGAAGCCAtataaatgcaatgaatgtgggaaatcctTCATTCTGAGTTCAACCCTTATTGTTCATCAGAGGagtcatactggagagaagccttttacatgtaatgaatgtgggaaaacatTCATTCAGAGATCAGACCTTGTTAagcaccagagaattcatactggagagaagccttataaatgtagtgaatgtgggaaagccttcattgAAAGTTCTACTCTTATTGTACAccagaggattcatactggagagaagccttatacaTGTATTGAGTGTGGAAAAACATTCACTCGAAACTCCTACCTGCATCAACATCAGAGGatacatactggagagaaaccttttaaatgtaatgaatgtgggaaagccttcactcGAAATTCAAGCCTTATTCTACACCAGAAGGTCCATACTGGAGAAAAGCCCTAA